Proteins from one Belonocnema kinseyi isolate 2016_QV_RU_SX_M_011 chromosome 8, B_treatae_v1, whole genome shotgun sequence genomic window:
- the LOC117177771 gene encoding speckle-type POZ protein-like has product MSKRKDDLDGNFFTKIKNTRLTYHWNIGDFDQMMATKSVIKSESFLIKNIPDLRWYFSLTQFTDDKVGTSLAGAKRYISVYLNCVGSNEALIKLILKFTMINADNSHGYNSSLIDNSPTESQSYGFEKYISHDSLMNIRNLYKSSNDIDFSVEIDVSTYVNSLKKPVYSCQSGDQCLDCGPIIETLNFDILFENSDFSDLTLICQDERIPVHRAVLAARSKSFYDKFKSLQSNELQIQIDLPILRELLSFMYTGNCPNLQNYVEELLEAATYCKMPDLRCFIEQTLIGSINLENAADRLVRAEDHDLKNLKHCAMVFIKLNVQEIIKTDGFQSIIDLHPKLVKELFCSVVEHFHTIKVDTRQER; this is encoded by the coding sequence ATGAGTAAACGTAAAGACGACCTGGATGgcaactttttcacaaaaataaaaaataccaggCTCACCTACCACTGGAATATCGGCGACTTTGATCAAATGATGGCAACTAAATCAGTGATAAAGTCTGAAAgctttcttattaaaaacattCCAGATCTTAGATGGTACTTTTCACTGACACAGTTTACTGACGATAAAGTGGGAACTTCACTAGCTGGTGCAAAAAGGTACATATCTGTTTATTTGAATTGCGTTGGTTCCAATGAGGCTTTAATCAAGCTGATTTTAAAGTTTACTATGATCAATGCCGACAACTCGCATGGTTACAATTCGAGTTTGATCGACAACTCACCAACAGAATCTCAATCTTACGGTTTCGAGAAGTATATTTCACACGACAGTCTAATGAATATAAGAAACTTGTATAAATCCAGTAATGACATtgatttttctgtagaaattgaTGTGAGCACTTATGTGAATAGCTTAAAAAAACCCGTATATTCTTGCCAAAGTGGGGATCAATGTTTAGATTGTGGTCCGATTatcgaaactttaaattttgacatCTTATTTGAAAACTCAGACTTCAGCGATTTGACATTGATCTGCCAGGACGAAAGAATCCCGGTACACAGAGCAGTTTTAGCGGCAAGAAGCAAATCGTTTTATGACAAATTCAAATCCTTACAGAGCAATGAGTTGCAAATACAAATTGATCTTCCCATTTTACGTGAATTGCTCTCTTTCATGTACACAGGAAATTGCCCCAATCTGCAAAACTATGTTGAAGAATTATTGGAAGCGGCTACATACTGCAAAATGCCTGATTTACGATGTTTTATCGAACAAACTTTAATCGGTTCGATCAATTTAGAAAATGCCGCGGATCGTCTAGTCCGGGCGGAAGATCAcgacttgaaaaatttaaaacactgCGCAATGGTCTTTATTAAACTGAATGTCCAGGAGATTATCAAAACTGATGGATTTCAATCAATCATAGATCTTCATCCGAAGCTTGTGAAAGAATTATTTTGCAGCGTTGTAGAACATTTTCATACAATTAAAGTAGATACGAGGCAAGAGagataa